AGCCAAGAATTTAGCATTGCACAAGTAATTTCGGAGGATTTTTCACACTTATGAATTTGGAATGTAAGTcctaataataaaattattactTACTTTGTCAAGGCTAGCAAATAGAAGCCGCTTGCAACGACCTTCCTTGCAACACCTCACCCTTACTCTATTAGGCTCATTAACATACTTCTCAATGAACTCTCCTCCTGATTGCATACCTAGTGACCGCATCTCTCTAAACTCCTTCACACTCATAAAAGTCATTCCCAACCCGCCACATAATTTTTGCAAGTTGGATCAAATCTCACACCCTTTGTacgtatttttttcttttagatttTGACGCTTTTACTCCTCCTCTCGTTGCCCCtcttcaaaccaatattcatcaTCATCAGTTTCATAGCTACCAGGATCAGAACTTGGGTAATATGGTTCATCACCCCCTAGTCTgccttctaaattttttttacctACTTCTGCAGTCTCATCAAATCCCAAATCTGGTCCAGCTTCACcacatggtacttcttcagtgTCTTTTGGAATTCTTTCCCTTCTATTCCTCCTTGTTGCTTTTCTTCTCTCATTCTTAAGCTCTATGTACTCCTCATGTACATCACTGAAATAATCATCCTCTCTAGTCAAGTCACCATTTTCAGAATGTGGACTATCATCAGTTGATTCATCAGATCCCTTTACTGAAAGTTCATTGTTTTCAGAATCTGATGGAGCAGTAGCTAGATCTATTGGATCTTGAGTGTTTGGAAGTACTACTTCTAATGAGTAGTATTTGGGGTAAGTATCTAGCATTTTTGGAGGCAAAGATTAGGGTTGAAGTTGGGGCATTTAAAGATACCTTACTAATTTCAATGTTTTGACTAGCACTTCCTTTAATGGTCCCTACCCCTTTATAAAGAGAAGAATCAGATTCCCCCTCATCCATGTTCACATATACTTCCAAAATCTGCCCACTTTGCAAAGTCCTACCAATTCTTGAAAGAACCCTATCATTGTCAATATTTCCTAAAATGCCACTGTTAGGTGGCCTAATACTAAAGTTGGAACATGAGCTGTACCCTAGATCTGTAATATAGCCCTTCAGCCCAAAATAAGAAagtgtatcaacatcaacattagTAAATTCATTCATTACCCCACCCACATATCTTGCTTCATCCTCATCATCTTCATAAACTAAGTCCCCACCATGATACAGTCTTACAATGATAAATGTAAACCCACTCATACCTAAATGCAAACAAAcacaaataacaaaaaaaattcatcataATTCTCAACAAACTAAGTAATCGACAATAATGAGAAAAACTCACTAAAGCAAAAAAGCAGTGTAGACATGCAAATCAAGTGGAAAATCTAACATTTTAGCagcaattcaagaaaaatactaTTTTATTCGATTCATCAAAATCGCAAACATAAAAAACCCCTAAAACCCTAGATTAACACAAACCCAATTAAATGTAGTAAAGTACTAACCTTTGGTCGAAATGTAAGCTTAGCCTTCCAACTGACCGTGAATCAACAAGTTGTACCaccaaagaaatcaaaaaacaaaaaaaaaaccctagacTATACTTTTTGAACTGAAAGGAGGTAGAATGTTTGATTGAAAAACTTAATAGTCTACACTACATACTTCTTTTCACTCTATTAATGATGAACTGCAGAAGCATTAAGAGGAATTAAGGATTTGGGGAAATTTTGTTCAAGAATCGAAGAGGTTCTGCTGATTTTTGAGTTCTGCTCTTTTGGTCTAAATGAGCAatgtaataaaattaaaaggaaaagtgaATTATCTTGGGCCCCACAGCGCTTGTATAACACAGATTGTAATATAACTGGGACACTAGTCCAGGTCAAAGACAAAGGTGTAAATAATTAAGGTGTGTGTGTTAAAAAATatagtttagggggtaatagaAACCCTTGAAAGAAAAAGGTGTGTCCTAATAAATTTGGTACAAGTTGGGAGGTAACAGTGCCTTATCCGTTCCTCTTGCTCGTACAAAATAGTGAGTAGTTCTTTTTACTGTaattgtttcattttctttaaaaaaagattAGAGACTAACTTTGACTActtatagaaaaagaaaaaagttttagATAAGTCCTttgattatcttttttgtttgaCATTGACAGTGCTAGTAGCTTTTTACTTGTACGTACACATTGTGCTAAggttgatttttctttcttttgttttgtgaaTCCGCGACTTTtataggataaaaaaaaagaagttaaatcaaactaatacaaaaaaaaaaaaaaatacataagtaGTTTTCACGCACTAATTTTGTGCTAAGAAAGGACCAAACTCGCaaaaaaataaacaagtttGGCTTTTTACGCAcacaaaatttgtgcgtgaaagagCAATCTTCCATGATTGCAAACAATTTTGCACTTTCTTCCTATTCCAAAAGTCATAAGAAAATTAGTTGTCCatatatttatggaaaataatttataaacacTCGGTATTATACTAATCCAATTAATTATGTATTCATGTGTACTTACATCTACTTAACATTAGTctggaaccaaaatgactcaataaaaaaccaaatgaaccaaaataccccaacaaaaaaaaaagttacaaaactatctttagcgcagtattttactgcactaaagattttttttttttttgcatagcgcagtattttactgcgctatagctagcactaaaataaaaaaaaaattggtaaacttttttttttttttggcaacacTTAGTAATCGAAGcctacttagtgttttttccatactttgactaatgattaatcgtgtgtcaagactccgaaacttcaatattttatagaACTCCGATATTTTTTCGCGTACATacaatgtaggctcaatacatcaaggatcgTGAGACGTtaatcgtcattttaggggttcaaAAGGTGCtcaagtaagttttgtttaaaaaaacttagtgtttttcatactttgaccaacgattagtatCGTGTGTCAAGACTTCAAACGTcaattttatatagaacctaatATTTTTTCGCGcataataatgtaggctcaatacatcaaggattaTGAGACGACTGATCGTAATTTTAGGGGTTCtagcaagttttgtttgaaaaacttagtgttttttccatattttgaccaacgattagtcgtgtgtcaagactaatcgttggtcaaagtatggaaaaaacactaagttttttcaaacaaaacttacttcggcaccttttgaactccctaaaatgacgatcctaacggtctacgtatccttgatgtattgagcctacattattgtatgcaaaataaaaaatatcgtgtctctatataaaatagttttagccttgacacacgactaatcattagtcaaagtatggaaaacaaTAAGTAGGCTCCGATTACTATgttaggtaaaaaaaaaaaaagtttaccaattttttattttatgttagcTATAGAAGTTACAGCGCATAAAAGGCTTACCATGCAAAAATATTCTTTAGTGCAAGTAAAATATCGCGCTAAAGatagttttgtaactttttttttttgttggggtattttggttcacttgattttttattgagtcattttggttccgacTCGTGTTGCAGCAGGATGTAAGTACacatgaatatataattaattggaTTAGTATAATACCGAatgtttataaattatttttcataaatatatggACAACTAATTTTCTTATGACTTTGGAATAGGAAGAAAGTGTAAAAATTATTTGCAATCATAGATTATTTTTCATTATTAAATTTTAGCATGCGTGAAAAATAAACTGGTTTATTTGCGCTtgtcctttcacgcactaaattatTGCGTGAAAACtacttatgtatttttttttttttttgtattagtttggtttaactttttttttttttcctataaaaGTCGCGGgttctttgttttgtttattcctTCATGACGAAGAAATGCATCCTTGCTTTTCCTTTAAGTAGTCTTTGGGCACAATATACACTAGTATCTTATTACAAAATTTTCTTGCATGCAACAGTTTGGACAGTGACATTTTTATATGTGTTTTAGGTAAATAGCAGATTTATTTTAGGTGATCAGACTATGGAAAGACGTTCTAATTctaggaaaaagagagaagggcCTAAAGATAACTTCATTGATTTGGTCTTCTCCTGGTCTATCGATGATATTCTTGATGACACTCTATATCAAAATCAGGTACTTTTTGGCTACTTACACTAccaaaaaatctctattttctcACCGATTTCGTGCTGAATAATGTTCAGTGGAAATATCCAGTTAATACTTCatataaaaccaaaataataGTGATTTTAGCATTTCAATGGGAATATGATTTTCACCGTGCGTTTTTTCAAATGCTTcagaataaaataaagataaattatattttataaagacataaagaaaataggaaaatcatgtttCGCAGTAGTGTTCGGAACACATTTTTCCCCTGTGATTTTTTGatctttaaaactttttttttgtcacatctACTGTTGACTATTTTGTTTCTACTTTTATAGatgatttttgtttaaaaaaaagtttatttaataaaataacatttttaaaatacaattttttttttttttaaaattcattttttcacattttgaccAGCTTCATGgccttttttcaattttttcaataattcaGATTTTATTTGCATAAAAATAtccaagaaaatgaaatcatgaaaatcaagatttttttaagacattttaaaaaataatcaatatattttaaaaaatccatttttGCATATATGAAAAGATCCATATTTTCCCTCAACTAGCATCAGTTGTgtgaaaaaatcaaatttttcatttaaatatCCATTTTATTTATCTGAAGAAAATTAAgcattcatttttttaaaaaattgcatcagtctctaattttttttttagaaaagaaacACATTATTCTGTGATTTTCTCATTTTGATCTTTAAATAGTTTTTTCTCACGTCTACTGGTGAAAAGGATGATAGAGAGAAATATACTACTCGTATCAGTTAAGATGTCTAAGAATTGACTGTTGATGATTCCTACATTATAATATAGATGATTTTTGTTTAAACAACCATTGAAGTTTCCTTTTTTGAGAAGATTAGATTTTTCCAAATTTAGTTTAAAAGATGGGTTTTCAACGTTATAAAAAAGAagatttatttttccaaatttttataaTGGAATGCAGTTTTTtcaattttgacaaaaaaagttTCTGTTTTTTCAATGTTTTTTAATAATAAGGTTTTGTTGTGTAGGTAAAAGATTCTAAGAATcatttgaatcatgaaaatcaagattttttaagacattttggaaaaaataatcagaagttttccatattttaaaaaatcaagttTTCGGTGAATTATTTTCAATGAAGTCAAACCATATGGagttttctattaatttttttttttttggtgatggTAGGGAGCCTTATCGAACAGTTTAAAAAATTGTCAAATTTCTCAGATCATTTAAATGATCCATTTTTGGACATTTTTTTTCAGTGACAATGAGaccatgatttttcattttttttaaaaaattgacagagattttttttttcaaaaaaaaagaaagcaaataaatattatgtaGTGTTTTTGCAAATGTGACTCTCCGAGTAAGAGAGTATGGACATCAACTTTAGGAGAGAGAATTTGAACATCATTAAAAAAGTTTAGTGGGCAGTGGGACCTGAACCCTGGCCTATTTAATAAAGATCATCAACCAAATCTCCCTGGTGCTGTGGCTGCAATAATGAACCCTGTCGGTTATTAGCCTATTTATGATTAAAAGGATTATAATCCTAGGATAACCTTATTTTGAGCCAAACAACCATTGAAGTTTCCTTTCCCTCTAATGTGTGATGGTCGTGTAGCTCAAGTGTGGCCGGAAAAATACATAACAGAGATGACATTAGCATTCTTTTAGAAATGCAAAACAAAAATGGCAGCTTATGAATGTTTGACAAAGTTACGTGTTGGTTGTAATAATATTACTGTAATAATTTGTGTTTTTGGCTAAGAAATGTTCCTTTACCCCAACCTTTGTAATGTAGATTCACCGGTCTCTTGGGTCGCAAATGGCTGACCTGTTTTGTATTTCTCATATTTCTAAACCTCTActctttattttagaaaatctgTACTCTTGAACAATAAAAAACAATGTGCTCTTAAGCAATTAAAAACGATATGTACTCTACTGTACGGCTAGTTTCTCAGACAGGCGCCTCTTCCGTTTCTCCTAATTGTGACACCCCAACTATGGGCTATCCCTCGAATAGACATATACCCAGTACTACTTAGCTGATTTTGAGAATgaaaagacatttttttttgtatgaaaaaGACATTTGTTTTTGTGCAGAAACAGGGGGAGGATAAATGTGACGTTTGTTCTGCATCCATTACTGATGGACCTGAAGGAGAAGTTGTTAACACTCTGCTGTCTAACTTGAATGATTCGCAGGCTAATGCAGTCTTGATCTCTCTTGATACATTGAAGTGTCACCACAAGCCTTCGGTGGAACTCATATGGGGTCCACCTGGTACGGGAAAGACTAAGACAACCAGTGTCATGCTCTTCATACTATTGAAAATGAAGTATAGAACTCTTACTTGTGCCCCAACAAATGTAGCAATAAAAGAAGTAGCTTCACGGTTGGTTAAGCTGATCAAAGAGTCATTTAAAAATCTTTCTGCGGAAATAGATATTGTTTGTCCTCTGGGTGATGTTCTCTTATTCGGGAATAAGGACCGGCTAAAATTTGGTCAAGGTATTGAGGAGATTTACCTTGATTATCGTGTTGATAGGCTGGTGGAGTGCCTTGGACCGGTGACTGGTTGGAAACACTGTATAAGTTCCACGAGCGGGTTTCTTGAAGATTGCATTtctcaatatcacatatacgtgGACAATGAGTTGATCAAAGTTAAGGAACTTGCTGATCAAGAGGAAGCtcggaaggaaaaagaaaaaatcagcTCATTGATTGATTTTGCTAGATTCCGGTTTAATTCTACAGCTTCATCTTTGAGAAAATGCATGGTAATGTTCTGTACTCATCTACCCTTATGTTTTATTAGGGAGGAGACTTTTGAAAAAATGGTACGCCTTATCTACATACTTGATTGTTTGGAGAGAATGTTATTTCAAGAGAATGTTGGATCTAAAGAAGTGGCGGAAATATTTTCATGTGAAATCTCTTCCGAGGCATTTTTGGGTGAGTTGTCTTTACCGTGTTTGAGAAGCCAGTGCCTCGTTCTTCTGAAAGATGTTCGCCAATCTCTCGGTAAACTGAGTCTTCCTAGTGCAATGGGTATGGAGTCGATTAGAGAGTTCTGTATACAAATGGCTTCCTTGGTCTTCTGTACGGCTTCTAGTTCGTATAAGCTTCATTCAATGGATATCAagtgttataccctattttaacctaagtcaaaatagtttacaacatcccgaTAATTAGATGCTATTTAAAGTTAGGtaaagtcgccacctaattatttatggtgaattaggacacctaaggtaattaaagtaattatctaaagttgatttatttAAAGTCACTGTCGacctattttcactaagtcgtgcgggcacctattTTCCCATTCTGGTGGCCTAACCCTTTattccaacaatcaaaaatatataaataaagcggaTAAAATAACGTaggtctcacgataataatataaagaaatatagaataatgagaatccaactcaaactgtcagccatacaagagcatctaactaaatactataagttcGAGTCTATATAATACATAGTAGCCTAAAAGATCATGTCCTtaatgaaacaagacataaggataaaaagagtCATCGGCATCGTATCCTCATGCTCATCCCGAAGGACTCAAATCGAAATCCTCGAATAGCCACGAAAGTAGAAATCGATCTCAAtttactcgcattcataaagaaTGCGGCAAGTGTAGGTCAAGACAAACAACgggtactggtaggtatcataggccgactaagactagataacgtatataaagacaacaagcaagaaaaacatataaaccaacaagtacaagtcaatatgaatccatatccacgaaCAAGtctcatcttttatgttatagcatctaaaccaaTTGATACCCGcagtttatatgcattctccgacaatatcatctaaacatacgcttcgctaatcaaagtctcaccataaggtaaaccgtaacccacctcaatgccgaacaatttgtcacgaactcccatgcc
The Lycium ferocissimum isolate CSIRO_LF1 unplaced genomic scaffold, AGI_CSIRO_Lferr_CH_V1 ctg15058, whole genome shotgun sequence DNA segment above includes these coding regions:
- the LOC132042403 gene encoding uncharacterized protein LOC132042403, with product MKKTFVFVQKQGEDKCDVCSASITDGPEGEVVNTLLSNLNDSQANAVLISLDTLKCHHKPSVELIWGPPGTGKTKTTSVMLFILLKMKYRTLTCAPTNVAIKEVASRLVKLIKESFKNLSAEIDIVCPLGDVLLFGNKDRLKFGQGIEEIYLDYRVDRLVECLGPVTGWKHCISSTSGFLEDCISQYHIYVDNELIKVKELADQEEARKEKEKISSLIDFARFRFNSTASSLRKCMVMFCTHLPLCFIREETFEKMVRLIYILDCLERMLFQENVGSKEVAEIFSCEISSEAFLGELSLPCLRSQCLVLLKDVRQSLGKLSLPSAMGMESIREFCIQMASLVFCTASSSYKLHSMDIKCYTLF